CCTCATCAAGATCTTTAAGTAGGAATTCTGCAGCCAGAAAGCCCAGTTTACACATATCCGACATCTTGTAAAACTTGGGATATTCGGCCCCGCTTTCCTTGTATAATGTTTTGGCAAAGGAAGGAAAGTCCTCACCCGGCAGGTAAAGCACCTCCTTACCGTCACATAGCACGGCATTATCCTTTATACTTAGATATCTGACAGTTTCCAACTTAAACGTTTTTTCTTATCAACACGGCTGCATTGCTTCCGCCGAAACCGGAAGCAAGTTTAAGCACTGAATTTATCTCGTGTTTGAAATTATCCCTTATTACATTTATCTGTTCACTTACCCCATATTCCTCAAAGCCCCTTGTACCGATACCCACACCGGCTTTCATTGACTCAATGCTAATAATGGCTTCGAGCAGTCCGGCAGCACCCAGGGTATGTCCGAAATAGCCTTTAAGGCTGTTGACTGGCACATCGTTTAGTCCAGATCTGCTGACGGCTATCGACTCCATATTATCATTATAGGGAGTCGCAGTGCCATGGGCAGAAATAAGATCCGGCCTTGCCCCCTCAAGGGCATCACGGATAGCAAGGAACAAGCCCTCACCGGTTCGGGAAGGACCTGAGATATGGTTTGCATCATTATGCATAGCACCTCGTACCAATTCGATATCTCCCTCCATTGCATCTCCGGCTTCAAGAAGGATTGAAGCTGCCCCTTCTCCAAGGTTTAGTCCGTCCCGTCTTGCATCAAAGGGCATACAGCCACTTGCACTAAGCGACATAAAGGACTGAAAACCGGAAACTATAAAACGGGAGATAGCATCTGCACCAAGTATCACAGCCCTGCGATACAGTCCGGCCTTAATCATCCTGGTGGCAAGCACCATAGCTGCCAAACCTGAGATACATGCGTTTGAAATCACCAGGGGCTTAGTTGTAAAACCAAAGTGATTGGCAAACAGCTGAGCCGTATGCCACAGGTGCAACCTTTCAGGATACTGTGAGATGGTCTTATCAGCACAGGTTGTCACAACCGGACCCTTATCTGTAGCAGCATGATTATCACGATTATCAATCCCTCCCTTCTGCACTATGTCCTCTATCTTAGCACAGGCAGCAGCTTGATCTCCCTTAGCCTGACCGGCTGTTGCCGCTGGCTCAAGTAATTCTATATTGCCCTTGGTAGTTGAAAGTATAAAGAGGGTATCAGCAGATGCAAGATCTATGTCTTTATCGTGTAACAGGTAACTAAGGCTAAGAAGTCCTATCTTTTCAAAACGGGTATATCCCTTGTCCTCACCTACTACAGAAGCAAAAGCACTATTGAGGCTATTTTCATCTATCAGCGCCAAATGCAGCGGCTGTGGAGACAAATCCTTTCTATCCCTCAGTTTTACCCCACTATTGCCTGCCAGTATTTTACTGAAGTTTTCTTCAGTACTGAAGCCCAGTGGCGATACAATATTCGTTGCCTTAACCAAAATCGACATTACTCTGCTTCTTAAACTCTATATCAATCCGTTCTTTTTCTTCCACTCATGATAAAATGGAGGATTTGCAAGCTCCATACGCCCCTCAAGGTCAGTAAAGACCTGTACCGTGCGAGCCTTTGCCAGCAATTCGCCATCCGATGACCTGAATATCTTGTAGTCAAAAACCAGCTTTGCAGCTTCTGTGTTGACATAGCTTGTCTCAACTACCAAAACATCACCAAAGACTGCCGGCTTAAGATAATTAAGCTCCATTTTAACAATGGGAGTAAGGTAACCGTTGGCATAGATCTCATGGTAGCCGGCACCATGTTCCCTTCCGAAGGCCTCACGACCATCCTCCAGGAATTTGACATAGTTGCCATGCCATACCACTGCCATTGAGTCCACTTCGCTAAAGCGAACCCTGACCTCTATTCGGTTTACCAGTTTTTTATCACCCACTTTACTGCTCCTCCTCTATTTATTCTTCAAGGAAAATCCTCATTTCGCATTCGGCAATTAGCTTACCTTCATGCCTGACGACACCCCTGATCAAGTCGACATTCATCACCTTACCGATCAGTTCCACTGTCGTGTTAATCTCACAACCCACAGGAGGCCGTTTGCTGACCTTAAGTCCACGTACGCTCCCTATAAAGCCCCTCTTGACCGGTGTTCCATCCCTAAGCGAAACCAAGCCACTCATAGCAGCTGCGCTCTGGGCAATATTTTCAACCAGTCCTTCTTCCGAAAGCTTTCCATCACTGCAAAACAGGTTGTCTGCCTTAATCTCAAGTGCGGTAGTTACAGTACCCTCACCTGCATCAATAACTCTCCCCACCATTATCATGGGTTCCCGCTGAGGTATCAGCTTCCTTATATCTATTTGCGTAAGTTCCATTTACTGTACCTAACAACAAAAGTCTGAAACCGGCACTCATGGGCGCTACCCGTGAATCAAACTACAGATTATTTTGCTATTAATAGCTTAGTTGTTCTTTACTTTACATTTAAACAGGGTGTGACTTACACCAATATCATCTATTTCTTCAGCTACATAAAGCCCAGCCCTCTCAATCAACTTAAGCATATCTTCCGAGTGATACATCTGGCTGCAACCGTTAGCCATATTTGTAAAATACAAAGAGGTTGCATGCAGGCTGTAAGTGGATGCCTCAAACTTCTGTCTGTCCCAGTAAGTCTCCATAATATACAAAGAACCACCTGTCCCTTCAAGAGATGCCTTGGCACGAAGCAGAAGCTGGAGTATGTCTTCCTGAGAGAAGCAGTCGAGAAACTGGCTCATCCAGATTACATCAGGACCTTTGGGAAAGGGTTTGCTGTGGTCTAGCAGGTTGATGGCTACACCTGAGATCCTGTCTGCAAAACCTGCAGCACGGGCATTAACATACGCCTTCTCGAGTTGACCCGGGTGGTCAAGTATTGTAACGTTGATATCAGGGTTAAACCGGCAGCAAATCATTGCAAATTTCCCCGTGTTTCCACCTACGTCCAACACCCTCTTAACTCCATTACCCAGCACCTTTGGCAAAATTTCAGGGAAGGCATAGTCAGAGTAAAAATGGTCGAAAGCAAACCAGCTCTTTTGTACGTGTTCAGGTAGTTGAGAAAGACCTTCATAGATAGTCTCCCATTCACCAAACACCTTAAGGCCTGTAGGCTTTCCGGTCTTGATAGACTCGGTGAGACTAAACATCCCAAGATAGTTGACATCATGAACAAAATCCATATTGACTCTGGTCAACTCATCACTAAGAATATACCACCCGGTCTTGGTCAGGATATACTTATCATCCTCTACCCTAACCATCTCAAGGCTCAATCCTGCTTCTAGGAGGACCTTGACACCATAGACCGACAGATTCAGCTGTGAAGCTATCTCATCCATTGTTATTCCTTCCTTGCGACGACTTTTTATAAGTTCAAGTATCCCCAGGTCGCGTAGAGCCTTAGCGGCTTGAAACATAATGGGCCCAAAGGCTATCTTCTGGGCATCATACTTGGCCTGCAA
The genomic region above belongs to Xiashengella succiniciproducens and contains:
- a CDS encoding methyltransferase, with the translated sequence MKQNYDSDEKTALQAKYDAQKIAFGPIMFQAAKALRDLGILELIKSRRKEGITMDEIASQLNLSVYGVKVLLEAGLSLEMVRVEDDKYILTKTGWYILSDELTRVNMDFVHDVNYLGMFSLTESIKTGKPTGLKVFGEWETIYEGLSQLPEHVQKSWFAFDHFYSDYAFPEILPKVLGNGVKRVLDVGGNTGKFAMICCRFNPDINVTILDHPGQLEKAYVNARAAGFADRISGVAINLLDHSKPFPKGPDVIWMSQFLDCFSQEDILQLLLRAKASLEGTGGSLYIMETYWDRQKFEASTYSLHATSLYFTNMANGCSQMYHSEDMLKLIERAGLYVAEEIDDIGVSHTLFKCKVKNN
- a CDS encoding acyl-CoA thioesterase produces the protein MGDKKLVNRIEVRVRFSEVDSMAVVWHGNYVKFLEDGREAFGREHGAGYHEIYANGYLTPIVKMELNYLKPAVFGDVLVVETSYVNTEAAKLVFDYKIFRSSDGELLAKARTVQVFTDLEGRMELANPPFYHEWKKKNGLI
- a CDS encoding beta-ketoacyl synthase N-terminal-like domain-containing protein; translated protein: MSILVKATNIVSPLGFSTEENFSKILAGNSGVKLRDRKDLSPQPLHLALIDENSLNSAFASVVGEDKGYTRFEKIGLLSLSYLLHDKDIDLASADTLFILSTTKGNIELLEPAATAGQAKGDQAAACAKIEDIVQKGGIDNRDNHAATDKGPVVTTCADKTISQYPERLHLWHTAQLFANHFGFTTKPLVISNACISGLAAMVLATRMIKAGLYRRAVILGADAISRFIVSGFQSFMSLSASGCMPFDARRDGLNLGEGAASILLEAGDAMEGDIELVRGAMHNDANHISGPSRTGEGLFLAIRDALEGARPDLISAHGTATPYNDNMESIAVSRSGLNDVPVNSLKGYFGHTLGAAGLLEAIISIESMKAGVGIGTRGFEEYGVSEQINVIRDNFKHEINSVLKLASGFGGSNAAVLIRKNV